A window of the Desulforapulum autotrophicum HRM2 genome harbors these coding sequences:
- a CDS encoding LemA family protein — MGFSKLSSGVKNASYFNQAARNVACIAAVICRAQGEIQKKTNGWKILEVSMIKNLVRLMVVLLSFSLISSCGYNSIQQNEESVFKAWGDVESNLQRRGDLIPNLVETVKGYAAHEKETLEAVIEARSKATSVQVSNKDLGSADAMARLSQMQGGLSSALSRLMVVVEKYPDLKANQNFLDLQNQLEGTENRINVARQRYNQAVELFNSSIRKFPNSLTNSFLLHLDRKEYFKADEPAKSVPKVNFG; from the coding sequence GTGGGGTTTAGCAAATTATCATCTGGTGTAAAAAATGCCAGTTATTTCAATCAGGCAGCTCGTAATGTTGCTTGTATTGCAGCGGTGATTTGTAGAGCACAGGGGGAGATCCAGAAAAAGACAAATGGTTGGAAAATTTTGGAGGTATCAATGATTAAAAATCTTGTTCGTTTAATGGTGGTGCTCCTTTCATTCAGCCTGATATCCAGTTGCGGATACAACAGTATACAACAAAATGAAGAATCTGTATTCAAGGCATGGGGGGATGTGGAATCCAATCTCCAGAGGCGCGGCGACTTGATTCCAAACCTTGTGGAGACCGTTAAAGGGTATGCTGCCCATGAAAAAGAAACGCTTGAAGCGGTTATTGAGGCTCGGTCCAAAGCAACATCCGTTCAAGTCTCCAACAAGGATCTGGGCAGCGCAGACGCTATGGCGCGTCTCAGCCAAATGCAGGGAGGACTTTCCTCTGCACTCTCCAGGCTTATGGTCGTTGTTGAGAAATACCCAGATCTCAAGGCCAATCAGAATTTCCTGGATCTTCAAAATCAATTGGAAGGGACTGAAAACCGTATCAACGTAGCACGTCAAAGATATAACCAAGCCGTGGAACTGTTCAATTCTTCCATTCGAAAATTTCCGAACAGTCTCACCAACAGTTTTCTGCTTCACCTTGACCGGAAGGAATATTTCAAGGCAGATGAGCCGGCAAAAAGTGTACCCAAAGTCAACTTCGGTTAA
- a CDS encoding type II toxin-antitoxin system Phd/YefM family antitoxin produces the protein MEAITYTAARQNLAKTMDKVCDDRSPIIVTRKSSKSVVIISLADYESLEETAYLLRSPKNAIEIAQLRYHY, from the coding sequence ATGGAAGCTATAACATATACCGCTGCAAGACAAAACCTTGCAAAAACAATGGATAAGGTCTGTGATGATCGCTCGCCAATTATTGTGACACGCAAATCATCAAAGTCTGTTGTTATTATTTCACTTGCTGATTATGAATCGCTTGAAGAAACAGCATATCTTTTGCGATCACCTAAAAATGCAATTGAAATAGCACAACTCCGATACCACTATTGA
- a CDS encoding cation-translocating P-type ATPase, which produces MGYKETAMAIARELGIMAADDKALSGAELDALSEERFSTEVEQIAVYARVSPSHKVRIVKALKEKGKIVAMTGDGVNDAPALKGADIGCAMGITGTDVAKEASDLILTDDNFSTIVTAVKEGRTIYDNIRKAVTFLLSSNIGEIVTLLVAILVGWKAPLLAIHILWINLITDSFPAIALGLEPSEKGLMTQKPRQPETPILGDGLARLIILQGVMIGALSLTAFRIGQQTDLVTARTMTFITLSLSQLIHSYNVRSRSLSLFKLGFFKNHYLNLGVMASLVSLFTVYFVPPFRDIFKLTLLSWTSFLTCVGLSLLTLVIMESVKSRYNVTK; this is translated from the coding sequence GTGGGTTATAAAGAAACTGCCATGGCCATCGCAAGAGAGCTTGGTATAATGGCAGCGGATGATAAAGCGTTGTCCGGGGCTGAACTTGATGCTTTGAGTGAGGAACGCTTTTCAACTGAAGTAGAACAAATTGCCGTTTACGCAAGAGTGTCTCCAAGCCACAAAGTTCGCATTGTAAAAGCGTTAAAGGAAAAGGGTAAAATTGTTGCAATGACAGGTGATGGTGTCAATGATGCACCGGCACTCAAAGGGGCTGACATTGGTTGTGCCATGGGGATAACAGGTACAGATGTGGCAAAAGAAGCCAGTGATTTGATCTTGACGGATGATAATTTCTCTACAATTGTAACGGCTGTTAAAGAAGGAAGAACCATTTATGATAACATTCGAAAAGCGGTTACGTTTTTATTGTCCTCGAATATCGGTGAAATTGTCACCTTACTGGTTGCCATCCTTGTCGGGTGGAAAGCACCGCTGCTTGCTATTCATATCTTATGGATCAACTTGATTACAGATTCATTCCCAGCGATTGCACTTGGCTTAGAACCATCGGAAAAGGGTTTGATGACTCAAAAACCACGTCAACCGGAAACGCCGATTCTTGGTGATGGTCTGGCACGCTTGATTATTCTACAGGGTGTCATGATTGGCGCTTTGAGCTTGACGGCATTCAGGATTGGTCAACAAACCGATCTGGTAACTGCTCGGACCATGACATTTATTACGTTGAGCTTGTCCCAGCTCATTCACAGCTATAATGTTCGCAGCAGATCTTTGAGTCTCTTTAAATTAGGATTTTTTAAGAATCACTATTTAAATTTAGGCGTTATGGCCTCATTAGTCTCCTTGTTTACCGTCTATTTTGTGCCTCCATTCAGAGACATATTCAAGTTAACCCTGCTCTCGTGGACATCGTTTTTGACCTGTGTTGGATTGAGCCTATTAACCCTTGTGATCATGGAAAGTGTAAAATCAAGGTACAACGTTACAAAATGA
- a CDS encoding TPM domain-containing protein, translating to MKSLAQQFLSDQDRKKIIQTVKEAEQKTAGEIVPMVVSHSYTYPMADVICGVVFALPISLVLTHYIGGWLWIGDRNCLFFIGVFAVCFMAFHQACKNISWLKRQFISQREIQEEVEEAATTSFFREGLHRTRYGTGVLIFISVFERRVWVLGDQGINSKVSKDQWDKIIHIITRGIKYKNQAEAICHAVKEVGQLLQVNFPIRQDDQNELKNLIVKED from the coding sequence ATGAAATCTTTAGCCCAACAGTTTTTATCTGATCAAGACAGGAAAAAAATTATTCAAACGGTTAAGGAAGCGGAACAGAAAACCGCCGGTGAAATCGTTCCCATGGTGGTTTCTCACAGTTACACATACCCCATGGCAGATGTGATTTGTGGTGTCGTGTTTGCCCTTCCGATCTCATTGGTGCTTACTCATTACATCGGCGGATGGTTGTGGATCGGTGACCGTAATTGTTTGTTTTTTATAGGTGTTTTCGCCGTCTGTTTCATGGCCTTTCATCAGGCGTGTAAAAACATTTCCTGGTTGAAACGTCAGTTCATTTCCCAACGAGAAATTCAGGAAGAAGTTGAGGAAGCGGCAACTACCAGTTTTTTTCGTGAGGGACTTCATCGAACTCGATATGGGACAGGTGTTTTGATCTTTATCTCTGTTTTCGAACGTAGGGTTTGGGTCCTTGGAGACCAGGGCATCAATAGTAAGGTGTCAAAGGACCAATGGGATAAAATTATCCATATCATTACCCGAGGTATTAAATATAAAAACCAGGCAGAAGCTATCTGTCATGCAGTAAAAGAGGTTGGACAACTGCTTCAGGTGAACTTTCCCATCAGGCAGGATGATCAAAATGAATTGAAAAATCTGATTGTAAAAGAAGATTGA
- a CDS encoding TPM domain-containing protein, with amino-acid sequence MNKFIMRRLINYMWVGSLLIFLCVVRVYALEVPELKGRVNDYAGMLSSATVNQLEIVLSDLERTDSTQIVVLTLLSLEGENIEDYSIRVADVWKIGRKNLDNGAILIISKNDRKLRIEVGYGLEGTLTDLVAGRIISNIIVPQFKTGNFDRGVIAGVQSMIHAVHGEFNAEGEIHRPEPRVGAWPSNLFSLIVFTFLVNRMGRVRRRFGILSGGILFPILWGMVFNFGFFWSMVMIPIGALGGFAMSFLGSPLRSNPSSPQNRHGGGFWLGGGSGGSGFGSGGFGGFSGGGGGFGGGGASGGW; translated from the coding sequence ATGAATAAATTTATTATGAGAAGGCTGATAAATTATATGTGGGTGGGCAGTCTTTTGATCTTTTTGTGCGTTGTTCGGGTATATGCTTTGGAGGTGCCGGAACTGAAGGGACGGGTGAACGACTATGCCGGGATGCTCTCTTCTGCCACGGTAAATCAGCTTGAAATCGTGCTCAGCGATTTAGAGCGAACCGATTCCACACAAATTGTTGTGCTTACCCTTCTTTCCCTTGAAGGGGAGAATATCGAGGATTACTCGATTCGGGTAGCCGATGTCTGGAAAATTGGCCGGAAAAATCTGGATAACGGTGCTATATTGATAATTTCTAAAAATGACCGTAAACTCCGCATTGAAGTCGGGTATGGTTTGGAAGGAACCTTGACCGACTTGGTGGCCGGGCGTATCATTTCGAACATCATCGTTCCCCAGTTTAAAACTGGCAATTTTGATCGCGGCGTGATAGCTGGAGTTCAAAGCATGATCCATGCGGTTCATGGTGAATTCAATGCAGAAGGAGAAATCCACCGTCCTGAACCTCGCGTGGGTGCATGGCCCTCAAATCTATTCAGTTTAATTGTCTTCACTTTCCTAGTTAACAGGATGGGGCGGGTCCGTCGTAGGTTCGGTATCCTGTCCGGGGGGATCCTTTTTCCCATCCTTTGGGGCATGGTTTTTAATTTTGGTTTTTTCTGGTCTATGGTTATGATCCCCATCGGTGCCCTTGGGGGATTTGCAATGAGTTTTTTGGGATCCCCTCTGAGATCTAACCCTTCCTCTCCTCAAAACAGACATGGCGGGGGATTCTGGTTGGGTGGCGGTTCCGGTGGCAGTGGGTTTGGCAGCGGTGGATTTGGCGGTTTTTCAGGGGGCGGCGGTGGTTTTGGAGGCGGCGGTGCCTCCGGGGGGTGGTAA
- a CDS encoding IS110 family RNA-guided transposase, which yields MTKRSNSTLIQIVHPICCGLDVHKDKISACLITLNNAGGEHHEIREFSTFTHDLQEMKKWLLDNNCPIIAMESTGVYWHPVYNTIEDKIEVVLVNARHIKNVPGRKTDICDSKWLAGLLRHGLVRGSFIPPGNVREWRELSRLRKTYTESLADYKRRVHKLFITANIKIDSIVSDLFGLTGTNLINLLCNNSELSLEKVQECTKGGLKKKTQELHKSLNGYFKDHHRFQLVEMMEIINIFKKMIEQVNTRLESLTREHKDLLERLDEIPGVDKKSAQSIIGEVGVTLNEFKTMSAFVSWAGLCPGNNESAGKRKSGRNAVRNHPFKTILVQVAWAAIKKKGSYYKAKYYKLKSRRGARKAIVAIAHRIAKAIYSIIKNADTYKDLGEEYLSKPNKQRVLKNLAKKADELGMKLVPCGN from the coding sequence ATGACCAAGAGATCAAATAGCACATTAATCCAAATCGTTCACCCTATTTGTTGTGGTTTGGATGTTCATAAAGACAAAATTTCAGCTTGTTTAATCACTTTGAATAATGCAGGAGGTGAGCACCATGAGATTCGAGAGTTTTCAACATTCACTCACGATCTGCAAGAAATGAAAAAATGGCTGCTTGATAATAATTGCCCAATTATAGCAATGGAAAGTACCGGGGTATACTGGCATCCGGTTTATAATACCATTGAAGATAAAATTGAAGTCGTTTTGGTGAATGCCAGACATATTAAAAACGTTCCTGGCCGAAAAACTGATATCTGTGACAGCAAGTGGCTTGCCGGACTGCTTCGACACGGTTTAGTAAGAGGTAGTTTCATCCCTCCGGGGAATGTCCGGGAATGGCGAGAATTAAGCCGATTGAGAAAAACATACACCGAATCCCTTGCCGATTATAAAAGACGTGTTCACAAGCTGTTCATTACTGCAAATATAAAAATTGATTCAATAGTTTCGGATTTGTTTGGTTTGACAGGCACGAACCTGATCAATTTATTATGCAATAATAGTGAACTAAGCTTGGAAAAGGTCCAGGAGTGCACCAAAGGCGGCCTTAAGAAAAAAACGCAGGAACTGCATAAAAGCCTTAATGGATATTTCAAAGATCACCATCGTTTTCAACTTGTTGAGATGATGGAAATTATCAATATTTTTAAAAAAATGATTGAACAAGTTAATACTCGATTGGAATCTCTTACACGTGAGCACAAAGATTTATTGGAGCGTTTAGACGAAATTCCAGGTGTTGATAAAAAATCGGCACAATCCATTATAGGAGAAGTCGGGGTTACGCTAAATGAATTCAAAACTATGTCAGCATTTGTTTCATGGGCAGGCCTGTGCCCCGGGAATAATGAAAGTGCAGGAAAACGGAAAAGTGGCAGAAATGCAGTTAGAAATCATCCATTCAAAACGATTTTAGTCCAGGTTGCATGGGCAGCAATCAAGAAAAAAGGCTCTTATTACAAGGCCAAATATTACAAACTGAAATCCAGGAGAGGTGCCAGAAAGGCCATTGTTGCTATAGCCCATAGAATTGCAAAAGCCATTTACAGCATCATTAAAAATGCAGACACGTATAAAGATCTTGGCGAAGAGTACCTGAGCAAGCCCAACAAGCAAAGAGTATTAAAAAATTTAGCAAAAAAGGCTGATGAATTAGGCATGAAACTTGTGCCTTGTGGAAATTAA
- a CDS encoding cation-translocating P-type ATPase, protein MSEYKITEEMMFYQKTKEAVCEQLGVKPSDGLDPLVSKQRLMENGPNALTQESPVPPWRRFINQFNDVMIFILIGAAAISFLAHETADGFIILAIVFLNGVLGFVQENNAEKSMQALKKMQIPYAQVLRGGVLLKLPSIDLVAGDIVQLNSGDVVPADGRLIETAGLKIEESQLTGESVPVDKHTRMILEDNPPLGDRYNMAYATSRVSAGRGRMVVTQTGMNTEIGHIAGLLSREVEEKTPLQIRLAQLGKILGISAVGICAFIFVVGWLQGREVFEMLMIAISLAVAAIPEGLPAIVTIVLAMGVKRMIKSNAIVRKLPAVETLGAASVICSDKTGTLTQNKMTVTHIVIDERVEVSKIKTLDDRLRMLIETAVYCNDAGLSENSDGTLLVGDPTETALLVMGQLFGINQGSLDAGKRKGEVPFDSDRKLMSTFHEQNGGYRVSVKGAADQLLERCDHLMSPDGIHPLTDADKTRIINEVKALSKEALRILGYAYQVVDRLPGQMTSETVEKGLVFIGLTAMMDPPREQVKHAVATAHAAGIRVVMITGDLYVTLPSKKGIVSCWFLGLVPRTL, encoded by the coding sequence TTGTCGGAATATAAAATCACAGAGGAAATGATGTTTTATCAAAAAACGAAGGAAGCTGTTTGTGAGCAATTAGGCGTTAAGCCCAGTGATGGGCTTGATCCATTGGTTTCCAAACAGCGGTTGATGGAAAATGGTCCAAATGCTCTGACCCAAGAGTCGCCGGTGCCACCTTGGAGACGATTTATCAATCAATTTAATGATGTAATGATTTTTATTTTGATTGGTGCTGCTGCCATCAGTTTTCTTGCACACGAAACAGCTGATGGGTTTATTATTTTGGCCATTGTCTTTTTAAATGGTGTTCTGGGTTTTGTGCAGGAAAACAATGCTGAAAAGTCAATGCAGGCATTGAAAAAAATGCAGATTCCATATGCACAAGTCCTAAGGGGTGGTGTCCTTCTTAAATTACCTTCCATCGACTTGGTTGCAGGAGATATTGTACAGTTGAATTCGGGAGACGTGGTGCCGGCTGACGGGCGCCTGATTGAAACAGCTGGATTGAAAATCGAAGAATCTCAATTGACAGGGGAATCTGTTCCTGTTGATAAACATACCCGGATGATTTTAGAGGATAATCCACCGCTTGGTGATCGTTACAATATGGCATATGCCACATCCCGTGTAAGTGCGGGGCGGGGGCGGATGGTTGTCACTCAGACGGGCATGAACACTGAAATAGGGCATATTGCCGGTCTTTTGAGTCGAGAAGTAGAGGAAAAGACACCACTGCAAATTCGATTGGCCCAGCTGGGTAAAATACTCGGAATCAGTGCAGTAGGGATATGTGCTTTTATTTTTGTAGTTGGCTGGTTACAGGGACGCGAAGTGTTTGAAATGCTGATGATTGCCATTTCATTGGCCGTTGCTGCCATTCCGGAAGGCCTGCCTGCAATTGTGACGATTGTTCTGGCCATGGGCGTGAAACGGATGATCAAAAGCAATGCGATTGTGAGGAAATTGCCAGCCGTTGAAACTTTAGGTGCTGCATCGGTGATTTGCTCCGATAAAACAGGCACATTAACGCAAAACAAAATGACCGTCACACACATAGTGATTGATGAACGGGTTGAAGTGTCTAAAATTAAGACACTCGATGACAGGCTACGCATGCTCATTGAAACGGCTGTATATTGTAACGATGCCGGTTTAAGCGAAAATAGTGATGGCACCCTGCTTGTCGGCGATCCCACTGAAACGGCTCTGCTTGTCATGGGGCAGTTGTTTGGCATCAACCAGGGATCTTTGGACGCCGGTAAACGCAAAGGTGAAGTCCCATTTGATTCCGATCGCAAACTCATGAGCACCTTTCATGAACAAAACGGTGGATATCGGGTGTCAGTAAAAGGTGCAGCAGATCAATTGCTTGAACGGTGTGACCATCTGATGTCCCCTGATGGCATACACCCCCTTACGGATGCAGACAAGACACGGATAATCAATGAAGTGAAGGCCTTGTCAAAAGAAGCACTGCGTATACTTGGTTATGCCTATCAGGTTGTTGATCGGTTGCCTGGACAGATGACGTCTGAAACCGTTGAAAAGGGGCTTGTTTTTATCGGTTTGACAGCCATGATGGACCCCCCGCGTGAACAGGTAAAACATGCCGTTGCCACAGCACACGCTGCAGGCATCCGTGTTGTTATGATAACAGGTGATTTATATGTAACACTCCCCTCGAAAAAGGGAATAGTATCCTGTTGGTTTTTGGGTCTTGTCCCAAGAACACTTTGA
- a CDS encoding DUF711 family protein, giving the protein MELSERTIKLSYKNKDLCRIRTITTFLSLDKGKESWRKEVLKASHFCLDLSKEFNKNDYIVQSIRIVTNPFGEYLNTENIESARKDLAYLSNLLDSSDMSGIRIRFAIGEARTKREIEMLPELVKEFGDLCNVCVNVNLDDYGILNNELIQQASEAVVKISKITPRGEGNFNFTVNFNCDPLIPYFPASYHRKELGNCFVVGLETPDLLVSVLKEFNQSIDTHNHNTLFKGYYDVMSKALQYHISTIKKIIDQANVDKTFTFSGFDSSAAPSKNCASMVAVYEQMGIAYFGSSGTVEASSLLTKVFKSIKDVELVGFSGLMLALTEDTGLAQGTIRSNFDIRSLLTYSSVCGIGLDTVPIPG; this is encoded by the coding sequence TTGGAGCTTTCAGAAAGGACTATTAAATTGAGTTATAAAAATAAAGATCTTTGTAGAATTAGAACAATAACCACTTTTTTATCATTGGATAAGGGCAAAGAAAGCTGGAGAAAAGAAGTCCTTAAGGCCTCTCATTTTTGTTTGGATTTATCAAAAGAATTTAATAAAAATGACTATATCGTTCAGTCTATAAGGATTGTTACCAATCCGTTTGGTGAGTATCTGAACACTGAAAATATAGAGAGTGCAAGAAAAGACCTGGCCTATCTGAGTAATCTATTAGATTCTTCGGATATGTCTGGAATACGAATCCGGTTTGCCATTGGAGAAGCCAGGACCAAGCGTGAAATTGAGATGCTGCCTGAATTGGTCAAGGAATTTGGGGATCTGTGCAACGTGTGTGTGAATGTCAATTTAGATGATTATGGTATTCTTAACAACGAATTAATTCAGCAGGCATCTGAGGCCGTTGTGAAAATAAGTAAAATTACGCCAAGAGGAGAGGGGAACTTTAACTTCACTGTAAATTTCAATTGCGATCCTCTGATACCTTACTTCCCGGCAAGTTATCACAGAAAAGAGCTTGGTAACTGCTTTGTCGTTGGCCTTGAAACACCAGATTTACTTGTCAGCGTACTTAAGGAATTTAACCAAAGCATTGATACCCATAATCATAATACCTTATTTAAGGGATATTATGATGTTATGAGCAAAGCGCTTCAATATCATATATCAACAATCAAAAAGATAATTGACCAGGCAAATGTTGATAAGACTTTCACTTTTTCTGGTTTTGACAGTTCAGCAGCGCCTTCTAAAAATTGTGCAAGTATGGTAGCGGTTTATGAACAAATGGGTATTGCGTATTTCGGATCATCTGGTACGGTTGAAGCATCATCATTATTAACAAAAGTTTTCAAATCCATTAAAGATGTCGAACTTGTTGGTTTTTCAGGGCTCATGCTTGCTTTAACAGAAGATACAGGACTTGCTCAAGGAACCATTCGCTCAAATTTTGATATCCGGTCGCTGTTAACTTACAGCTCGGTTTGTGGCATTGGCCTGGATACGGTGCCAATACCAGGGTAA
- a CDS encoding tautomerase family protein produces the protein MPHLIVKLYAGKSAQQKKDLTEKIVKSVVEAIDCKDAAVSVAIEEFEPHDWAEKVYRPDILGGWATLSKEPGYNPFSPKAEEKKQNDTAGLMEYLMDAAARSGQEGADGRFNPMAWLDLELEENPHSFDPFFNTPWNELSDPEKGERMMAVRRML, from the coding sequence ATGCCACATCTCATAGTAAAACTGTATGCCGGGAAATCTGCACAGCAGAAAAAAGATCTGACCGAAAAAATCGTGAAAAGTGTTGTTGAAGCCATAGACTGCAAAGATGCAGCTGTTTCTGTTGCCATTGAAGAATTTGAACCCCATGACTGGGCTGAAAAAGTCTATAGGCCGGATATCCTTGGGGGTTGGGCAACCTTATCTAAAGAGCCAGGCTACAACCCCTTTTCCCCGAAAGCGGAAGAGAAAAAACAGAATGATACAGCAGGCTTGATGGAATATCTCATGGACGCGGCAGCCCGTTCAGGCCAGGAAGGTGCCGATGGGAGGTTTAATCCCATGGCATGGCTGGACCTTGAACTGGAGGAGAACCCCCACTCCTTTGACCCGTTTTTTAATACCCCATGGAATGAGTTGTCTGACCCGGAAAAAGGAGAACGAATGATGGCTGTCAGGCGAATGTTGTAA
- a CDS encoding methyl-accepting chemotaxis protein, with the protein MQGILNSTTLIRKFHLIIGVVSFFAVFNIVGMYEIAKTGYFQFLEREHIELVQLLDKQFSLLKQIEDEEQFKEILTRQSSARSTLGMRPLLEEIILQPQRVFEGVFLPEVWTFKLLGFGKAFDLCEKDIVNDTQAMALIDQYLSKSLDKKDFIDAFQNLIPEIYSNSYGFAEVIPAARILVRNILLVCNFLFSALLISFLLYISKSIYKPIQKGIEFAKSMSEGDLTHTLDVNRTDEIGTLIRSLNEMAQKLKEMFSDIISGSQNLTASSTELSAISEQIFTNSDQTAKNSNSVASAAEEMSTNMNSVAAATEQATANIQMVVAAAEEMTATINEISKNTIKGSETTIQAVQTAKQVSEQVDKLGKAANEISQVTETIADISEQTNLLALNATIEAARAGEAGKGFAVVAGEIKALAQQTAAATNEISSKINGVQTTTKESINAIESIVDIINEINEIVTTVATAIEEQSATTQEIAINVSQAAAGLGEINENVNQTSVVAGEVTQSITVVSQAANEVNSGSKQVMSSAAELSKLAENLNEMVGSFKI; encoded by the coding sequence ATGCAAGGAATTTTGAACAGCACAACCCTAATCAGAAAATTCCACCTGATAATCGGGGTGGTGAGCTTTTTTGCTGTCTTTAATATTGTTGGTATGTATGAAATTGCCAAAACAGGATATTTTCAATTTTTAGAAAGAGAGCATATCGAGCTTGTCCAATTGCTGGACAAGCAATTTTCACTATTGAAGCAAATCGAGGATGAGGAACAGTTTAAAGAAATTTTAACCCGACAAAGCTCAGCACGATCCACTCTGGGGATGCGCCCACTACTGGAGGAAATTATTCTCCAACCACAAAGAGTTTTTGAAGGGGTGTTTTTGCCTGAGGTCTGGACCTTTAAACTCTTGGGCTTTGGCAAGGCATTTGACTTATGCGAAAAGGACATTGTCAATGATACACAAGCGATGGCCCTCATTGATCAATATTTGTCCAAAAGTCTTGACAAAAAAGACTTTATTGATGCTTTCCAAAACCTGATTCCGGAAATATACAGTAACTCTTATGGTTTTGCCGAGGTTATTCCGGCTGCTCGAATTTTGGTTCGCAACATTCTTTTAGTCTGTAATTTTCTTTTTTCTGCTCTACTCATAAGTTTTTTGCTTTATATTTCGAAATCTATCTATAAACCCATTCAAAAAGGAATTGAGTTTGCAAAATCAATGTCAGAAGGAGATCTCACACATACCCTTGATGTTAATCGGACAGATGAAATAGGTACTCTGATTCGTTCTTTAAATGAAATGGCACAAAAGCTTAAAGAAATGTTTTCAGATATCATATCTGGCTCTCAAAATCTTACTGCATCATCTACAGAACTCTCAGCGATTTCAGAACAAATTTTTACCAATTCTGACCAGACAGCCAAAAATTCTAATAGCGTTGCAAGTGCAGCGGAAGAAATGTCGACCAATATGAACAGCGTCGCTGCGGCAACAGAACAAGCTACGGCGAATATACAAATGGTTGTTGCAGCAGCGGAAGAAATGACGGCAACAATTAATGAAATATCAAAGAACACAATCAAAGGAAGTGAAACAACAATTCAAGCAGTTCAAACTGCAAAGCAAGTTTCAGAACAGGTCGATAAGCTTGGGAAGGCAGCAAATGAAATCAGTCAGGTTACAGAAACAATTGCTGACATCTCAGAACAAACTAATTTATTGGCACTTAATGCGACCATAGAAGCTGCAAGGGCTGGTGAGGCAGGGAAAGGGTTTGCAGTTGTTGCGGGGGAGATCAAGGCTCTTGCTCAGCAAACAGCCGCTGCGACTAATGAAATAAGTTCAAAAATAAATGGAGTTCAAACAACCACAAAAGAATCTATAAATGCTATTGAGTCAATTGTGGATATAATAAATGAGATAAACGAAATTGTAACAACGGTAGCAACTGCCATAGAAGAACAGTCGGCAACAACCCAAGAAATTGCTATCAATGTCAGTCAAGCTGCAGCTGGTTTAGGTGAAATAAACGAAAATGTTAATCAGACATCTGTGGTTGCAGGCGAAGTGACACAAAGTATTACAGTTGTCAGCCAAGCTGCAAATGAAGTGAACTCTGGCAGTAAACAAGTGATGAGCAGTGCTGCTGAATTATCAAAATTAGCTGAAAATCTTAATGAAATGGTGGGCAGTTTCAAAATTTAG
- a CDS encoding DUF362 domain-containing protein codes for MPWINKELCTGCQTCIDECSVEAISMEEDIAFIDEDECIRCGVCHDVCPENAVRHDGERIPEEVQSNLIWAKKLLTHEYYSNDKTKQKQLIERLQRFFTKNKKVTEQTIEQLKILQNTEYAD; via the coding sequence ATGCCATGGATAAATAAAGAATTGTGTACGGGATGCCAAACATGCATCGATGAATGTTCTGTCGAGGCAATTTCGATGGAAGAAGACATTGCCTTTATAGATGAAGACGAATGTATACGATGTGGGGTTTGTCATGATGTATGCCCAGAAAATGCAGTTCGTCATGACGGAGAACGAATCCCTGAAGAAGTGCAATCTAATTTAATTTGGGCCAAAAAATTGCTAACGCATGAATATTATTCCAATGATAAGACGAAACAAAAACAGCTTATTGAACGTTTGCAACGTTTTTTTACTAAAAATAAAAAAGTGACCGAACAAACCATAGAGCAGCTTAAAATTCTGCAGAATACGGAATATGCAGACTAA